The following DNA comes from Papaver somniferum cultivar HN1 chromosome 4, ASM357369v1, whole genome shotgun sequence.
AAGTGCACATGATCTGAGTTTATGGGCATGAGCTGTTGACTAGCTATTGATTATAGAGAATCTCTatggaaaggaaaaagaaaacaaataaataaagcctAAAAATGCGCCATTCTTCTCTTTATTTGTAAAAAACTTAAATTTGTGTTTCTCTTTTAGGTTTTCACTTCACTTTATACATACATAATACACAGTGTATAAACAGTGGTagcaagaagaaacaaaaaatggagACTGTTCTTATACCACTCACTGACTACTCCAAAGGAATGTATGAATCAATGAATAAGTTAAATAGAAAAGGTAAGCCCTTTTTTGCGTGTAGTAGATAGATTCTTACAGTTACAAACCCTTTTTTTCTATATAAACTACCAATTAAATCTATCCATAAATTTCCActctattttttttgaaatttggaAACTGGGTTTTGAAGGTATCTCTCTACAAATTAATTATTAATGATTGAATTTGGAGTAAGAATGAGAATTCATCAAAGGGTTTGAAGGATTTGCGAAGAAATTTGTTATAAAGACATAAAGTTTGGATTTTTGCTTTTGAAAACTCGAGATTTGGGGTgtgaagaaaaatcaaaaaataaaaagaatgtcGACTCACTCTAAGAAGAGTGGGGAAAAGAAAGATGAAGTTGGAAAGCAACAACAAAGAAGAGATCCTTATGAAGTTCTTGGTATCTCTAGAAACTCTACAGATCAAGAAATTAAATCCGCTTACCGAAAAATGGCTCTcaagtatgtttttttttgtttgtttgtttgttttgcgTGAATAAGGTTTCATATTTTTAGGTTTAAAATTTTAGGGATTCAGAATTAACTCTTAACATTAGGCTTTTAGAACTCGGGTTTTGTTGTTGTCTTTACGGTGTGGTTGATGAGTGTCCGGCTTCCTCATTGTTTTGTGTTGTGTTGGATGTCTTGTTTATTGAAATATTTAGGTATCATCCAGACAAAAACGCTAATGATCCTAAAGCAGCAGATACTTTTAAGGAGGTTACGTTTTCCTATAACATTCTATCTGATCCAGACAAAAGGCGGCAGTatgattctgctggttttgaaGTAAGTTATTTACATGCACAGATAGTATGTGCCAAGTATAGTTTTGATGATATCCGCGTCCTGAATTTGTATAGAGGCTTCGTCCGAGTCAGTAATGGTTCTTGATTCGTTTACCCCATATGCATTTAGTAGGAATTCagagttgattataaggtttaTGTATAATTGATTTTATATAGGCCGTGGAATCAGAAAGTCAAGAATTGGAGGTCGATCTTTCAAGTTTAGGAGCTGTTAACACCATGTTTGCCGCACTTTTCAGGTAAGGTTACTTCTGAAGAGAGTACACATGTGGAGAGATTACTGTTTTCATGGAGACCTGGACTATGAATGATACAAGAATTTGATTCTCACTTCTTATTTGTGCAATATAGTAAGCTTGGAGTTCCTATCAAGACTACTGTTTCTGCAACTATCCTTGAAGAGGCACTGAATGGTGAGGTTACAGTTCGTCCACTTGAGCTGGGGCAACCTTTCAACAAGAAGGTTAGGTTTCTGTTTTCTcgttcttttttacttttttttctttttctttttaaatcttTTGCTTTAGTTCTTAAACTTTTGTCATCTATTTACAGGTAGAAAAACAATGTGCACACTTCTATTCTGTAACGGTTACAGAATGGGAAGCACAAGCCGGGTTAGTTTGTAGAGTGCAATCACCAGATAAAAGCAAATTCAAGGTTTGTGTTAAGTGTAAATCTTGTCTTGTTGGAGAACTTCTTGTAAGGTGCTCCAGAATTTTTTTGTCTTCCTGCTGCAGTTTGGTTTTCAGGCCAGCTAGCTTGTATTTTGATTTCTTTACAGTATATGCTGTAATAATCCCTTTGACTGGTTTTATGCAGCTGTTGTACTTTGAGCAGGAACAGAATGGTGGATTGAGCCTTGTACTTCAGGTACTTTAAAAACTTTATGGTGATTCTTATTCTTTGGAATTGGATTATGCTGTTTGGGAAACTTGCTTGGAAAAATGCATCTTTCGGTtaatataataataattgcataatTTTCTGGTTTAGGAGGACAGTGCGAAAACAGGAAAAGTTACATCTGCAGGGATGTATTTTCTTGGCTTCCCTGTGTACAGATTAGAACAAACTGCGAGCTCCGTGAGTCAACACTGTAAATTATTTTGAAATTCAGTTTCAAGAAGGGCATTTCTTCTCTGTTCCATCCTTCGATTTTTGATTGTTGAATGTAACAATAGGTGGGATCTGCAAAAGATCCTGACGCCACCTTTTTCAGAAA
Coding sequences within:
- the LOC113276360 gene encoding chaperone protein dnaJ 16-like, encoding MSTHSKKSGEKKDEVGKQQQRRDPYEVLGISRNSTDQEIKSAYRKMALKYHPDKNANDPKAADTFKEVTFSYNILSDPDKRRQYDSAGFEAVESESQELEVDLSSLGAVNTMFAALFSKLGVPIKTTVSATILEEALNGEVTVRPLELGQPFNKKVEKQCAHFYSVTVTEWEAQAGLVCRVQSPDKSKFKLLYFEQEQNGGLSLVLQEDSAKTGKVTSAGMYFLGFPVYRLEQTASSVGSAKDPDATFFRKLDGFQPCELTELKAGTHVFAVYGDNFFKSASYTIEVVCAAPFSEEKGQLRDVETQILSKRVELSKFEKEYREVLAQFTEMTSRYAQEMQSIDELLKQRNAIHASYTNGPALKRSSSSRKMRHSFKDSFKSAKEEEREEDEEEEKEEEEDEEDTPSREKKPSTTKEGIKKKKWYNINIKLDKRKPC